In Polynucleobacter sp. AP-Ainpum-60-G11, one DNA window encodes the following:
- a CDS encoding patatin-like phospholipase family protein, whose product MQENTALVPAISSETDTRRRFLGLGLGLGALIGGSSLTGCSLMSSRKPVIGLALGAGAARGFAHIGVIKSLEAQGIRPDIVVGSSAGSVIAALLASGATGNDLNRLALNLDEATIADWGLPFAGRFGGLIKGDALQNMVNREVQNKSIEQMRIPLGIVATELQSGKGILFRSGNTGLAVRASCSVPGVFQPAVISGKEYVDGGLVAPVPVSYARQMGATIVIAVNISSEPVHQDASGTFGVMQQTISIMQRSINQYELKSADIVITPHLKQMSSGDFKSRNAAILAGEVAAQEQMTALKEKLRG is encoded by the coding sequence ATGCAAGAAAATACAGCCTTAGTCCCCGCTATATCCTCTGAAACCGATACAAGACGCCGTTTTCTGGGCTTAGGTCTTGGTTTGGGAGCCCTGATTGGGGGTTCAAGCCTTACCGGTTGCAGCTTAATGAGCAGTCGTAAACCAGTTATTGGCTTGGCTTTGGGGGCGGGAGCAGCCCGAGGTTTTGCCCACATAGGCGTCATTAAGTCATTAGAGGCGCAAGGAATTAGGCCTGATATCGTGGTTGGCAGCAGCGCTGGCAGCGTTATTGCCGCATTACTTGCTTCAGGCGCTACTGGCAACGACCTCAATAGGCTTGCATTAAATCTAGATGAGGCAACCATTGCCGACTGGGGGCTCCCTTTTGCCGGAAGATTTGGCGGCCTCATTAAAGGGGATGCCCTGCAGAACATGGTGAACCGTGAGGTACAAAATAAATCGATCGAGCAAATGCGCATTCCATTAGGAATTGTGGCGACGGAGCTGCAATCGGGCAAAGGCATTTTGTTTCGCTCTGGTAATACAGGTTTAGCAGTGCGGGCCTCGTGCAGCGTTCCAGGCGTATTTCAGCCAGCAGTCATTAGCGGCAAGGAATATGTTGATGGCGGCTTAGTTGCGCCTGTCCCTGTTAGTTATGCCCGGCAGATGGGCGCAACCATTGTGATTGCTGTCAACATTTCTTCGGAACCAGTGCATCAAGATGCCAGCGGAACTTTTGGTGTCATGCAGCAAACGATTTCGATCATGCAGCGAAGCATTAATCAATACGAGCTCAAGAGCGCCGATATCGTAATCACCCCACACCTTAAGCAAATGAGTAGCGGTGATTTCAAATCTAGAAATGCAGCAATTCTCGCCGGTGAAGTGGCAGCCCAAGAACAAATGACAGCTTTGAAAGAAAAGCTCCGAGGCTAG
- the rimP gene encoding ribosome maturation factor RimP: MKDQRIISAEVENLGYTLVDIEREAGGLLRVTIENPDYERLINVQDCEKVSHQLSYTLPVENIPFERLEISSPGLDRPVKSAADYERFSGMEVDLKLRVAVGDRKKFRGVLQGLLSGELDSPDAKFGLLFEGADGTESQLEFSLAEVDKTRLVPVIDFKGRKS, translated from the coding sequence GTGAAGGATCAGCGGATTATTTCTGCAGAGGTAGAAAACCTAGGGTACACGCTAGTTGATATCGAGCGTGAAGCCGGAGGTTTGCTGCGCGTCACGATTGAAAACCCGGATTACGAGCGTTTGATTAACGTCCAGGATTGCGAAAAGGTGAGTCATCAACTGAGCTACACATTGCCAGTCGAAAACATTCCCTTTGAGCGTCTAGAGATTTCTTCTCCTGGTCTAGATCGCCCTGTGAAGTCAGCGGCTGATTACGAACGTTTCTCTGGAATGGAAGTGGATTTGAAGTTGCGTGTTGCCGTTGGCGATCGCAAGAAGTTTCGTGGTGTGTTGCAAGGTTTGCTGAGTGGCGAGTTGGATTCGCCTGATGCGAAATTTGGTTTGTTGTTTGAAGGTGCTGATGGCACTGAATCTCAATTGGAGTTTTCTTTAGCCGAGGTCGATAAGACTCGGTTGGTCCCTGTTATTGATTTCAAAGGAAGAAAGTCATGA
- the rluB gene encoding 23S rRNA pseudouridine(2605) synthase RluB, with protein sequence MTSHNENDSSPSKPTSDNSSGSESASNHSEGAKGEGREGGPRRPRRQGAGAGKHPFNKKRPFNKDRPRREGGESNGPREGGNHASAKLAPNPAESEALFASVVSGEFDAALDAPEVLEVKNPDGLNENEISHQTGAERRAQRVRHDEDADTPSDDEMSSLQFANIDDLPLSLRDEVWSDLDGLDDDADDEDTVKLHKVLADVGMGSRRDMEDLIIQGRVSVNGLPAHIGQRIGPTDQVRINGKPVHRKIQTKPPRVIMYHKPAGEIVSQSDPEGRPTVFDRLPKPRQGRWIAVGRLDFNTEGLLLFTTSGELANRLMHPRYGVEREYAVRILGDLSQENMSQLKSGITLDDGQAKFLRLSMGGGEGANRWYHVALTEGRNREVRRMFEAVGHTVSRLIRTRYGIFLLPPRLRRGKWEEIEAGGIYNLMKFAGLKMPQPQDKGRGPASGAHGRDRNPASGGDFQPDPMQTSVSYWGSRDALTQASGHGALTHQSRGGKPGGGASGEGRGPFRGRTQGGRPGAGGQGGGQGAQGQNRNKGKKVHHGQSAFVTASPQSPGNGPKRGAPKGRKPFNKGPRKPRNPGESF encoded by the coding sequence ATGACAAGTCATAACGAAAACGATTCATCTCCAAGTAAGCCTACTTCGGATAACTCCTCTGGTTCAGAGTCTGCATCCAACCATTCAGAGGGTGCAAAGGGCGAGGGGCGCGAGGGCGGTCCACGTCGCCCACGCCGTCAAGGTGCTGGAGCTGGTAAGCATCCCTTTAATAAGAAACGCCCATTCAACAAAGACCGGCCTCGTCGTGAAGGTGGAGAGTCTAATGGGCCACGTGAAGGTGGCAATCATGCATCTGCCAAGCTCGCACCAAATCCCGCTGAGAGCGAGGCTTTATTTGCATCAGTAGTTTCTGGAGAGTTCGACGCCGCATTGGATGCGCCTGAAGTTCTTGAAGTTAAAAATCCTGATGGTCTAAATGAAAATGAGATTTCTCATCAGACCGGCGCTGAGCGTCGTGCACAGCGTGTGCGTCATGACGAAGACGCGGATACGCCTAGCGACGATGAGATGAGTAGTTTGCAATTTGCAAACATCGATGATTTGCCACTTAGCTTACGTGATGAAGTTTGGTCGGATTTAGATGGTTTAGACGACGACGCTGACGACGAAGACACTGTGAAGTTGCACAAGGTGTTGGCTGATGTCGGCATGGGTTCACGTCGCGATATGGAAGACTTGATTATTCAAGGACGCGTATCCGTAAATGGATTGCCAGCCCATATTGGTCAGCGCATTGGACCTACCGATCAGGTTCGCATTAACGGTAAGCCAGTGCATCGCAAGATTCAGACTAAGCCGCCGCGCGTGATCATGTATCACAAGCCAGCTGGTGAGATCGTGAGTCAATCCGATCCTGAAGGTCGTCCTACCGTATTTGATCGCCTACCAAAGCCACGCCAGGGGCGCTGGATTGCCGTAGGGCGTTTGGACTTTAATACTGAAGGTCTTTTGTTATTCACCACTTCTGGCGAGTTGGCCAATCGCTTGATGCATCCTCGGTACGGTGTGGAGCGCGAATACGCTGTCCGTATTCTGGGCGATTTGAGCCAAGAAAACATGTCTCAATTAAAGAGTGGCATTACCTTAGATGACGGCCAAGCTAAATTCTTGCGTCTTTCTATGGGCGGTGGGGAAGGTGCAAACCGTTGGTACCACGTAGCCTTGACTGAAGGTCGTAACCGCGAGGTTCGCCGGATGTTTGAGGCGGTTGGCCATACAGTTTCTCGATTGATTCGTACACGTTACGGTATTTTCTTGTTGCCTCCACGTTTGAGACGGGGTAAATGGGAAGAGATTGAGGCTGGCGGTATCTACAACTTAATGAAGTTTGCCGGCTTAAAAATGCCGCAGCCACAAGATAAAGGCCGTGGCCCAGCTTCTGGGGCTCACGGACGTGATCGCAACCCTGCGTCAGGTGGAGATTTCCAGCCTGATCCAATGCAAACCTCGGTTTCTTACTGGGGTTCGAGGGACGCCTTAACCCAGGCTAGTGGCCATGGTGCTCTGACCCATCAAAGCAGGGGTGGTAAACCTGGTGGCGGCGCTTCTGGCGAAGGTCGCGGTCCATTCCGGGGTCGTACTCAGGGTGGTCGTCCTGGTGCAGGTGGTCAGGGCGGCGGTCAGGGTGCTCAAGGCCAAAACCGTAATAAAGGTAAGAAAGTCCATCATGGGCAGTCAGCTTTTGTAACGGCAAGCCCTCAAAGTCCCGGTAATGGCCCTAAACGGGGAGCTCCAAAAGGGCGCAAACCTTTCAATAAAGGCCCTAGAAAACCGCGAAATCCTGGCGAAAGCTTCTGA
- a CDS encoding ABC transporter ATP-binding protein, which produces MSSASPLLRYEDFSISFGSGRRERFAVSHLDLEIGVGERVALVGESGSGKTLTALAPLRLEPEGAKTSGRIMWSGKSADAGNPPVNLLDLPIQAIREIRGREIAMVFQEPMTALNPLFTIGNQIVEAVQIYQPLISKADCMSAAIDLLKKTGIPEPEKRFHSYPHQLSGGQRQRAMIAMALACKPRLLIADEPTTALDVSLRLQILDLLKELQEESKDHGGMAILLITHDLNLVKHFAQRVAVLNQGNLMEVGPTKQVFEHPDNAYTKALVNSEPVRDLAPVMPLAPVLLNTVSLSVSYPGTESTSWFKKSPRHQVLRKVSFELKQGQTIGVIGESGSGKTTLGMAVLGLLGDSAAEITGDVDVLGHEWQKLKPVERRAMRSSLQVIFQDPFGSLSPRMNVMQIVSEGLDVHFPNLSAAERESRVLDILREVGIDRSALTRYPHEFSGGQRQRIAIARALILKPQILVLDEPTSALDVSIQKQVLALLTELQKKYNLAYLMISHDLAVIRAMSHEVMVLKAGRVVEFGDTETLIKHPRQIYTKELFAAAELT; this is translated from the coding sequence ATGAGTTCAGCAAGCCCGCTACTGCGCTACGAAGATTTTTCAATCTCGTTTGGTTCAGGTCGCCGTGAGAGGTTTGCTGTTAGTCACCTTGATCTCGAGATTGGGGTGGGTGAACGAGTTGCCTTAGTTGGTGAGTCCGGTTCAGGCAAGACCTTGACTGCTTTAGCACCATTGCGTCTTGAGCCTGAAGGTGCAAAAACATCCGGTCGTATTATGTGGAGCGGCAAGAGTGCAGATGCTGGCAATCCACCAGTCAATTTACTGGACCTACCAATACAAGCGATTCGTGAGATTCGGGGTCGTGAGATTGCCATGGTGTTTCAGGAGCCCATGACTGCACTCAATCCATTGTTTACTATCGGCAATCAAATTGTTGAGGCGGTGCAGATCTATCAGCCCTTGATCTCTAAAGCGGATTGCATGTCTGCTGCAATTGATTTGCTCAAGAAGACTGGTATTCCAGAGCCAGAGAAGCGCTTCCATTCCTATCCTCATCAGCTATCTGGTGGCCAACGTCAGCGCGCCATGATCGCAATGGCATTGGCGTGCAAACCCAGATTGCTAATTGCAGACGAGCCAACCACTGCTTTAGACGTTAGTCTGCGTTTGCAAATTCTGGATTTGCTTAAAGAGTTGCAGGAAGAGTCCAAGGATCATGGCGGGATGGCGATTCTGTTGATCACTCATGATCTCAATTTAGTCAAACACTTTGCACAGAGGGTTGCTGTTTTAAATCAAGGCAATCTCATGGAGGTGGGACCTACAAAACAAGTGTTTGAGCATCCAGACAATGCCTATACAAAAGCTTTGGTGAATAGCGAGCCTGTTCGCGATCTAGCGCCAGTAATGCCATTGGCACCAGTCTTGCTCAATACGGTGAGCTTATCCGTATCGTATCCAGGCACCGAGTCTACTTCTTGGTTTAAAAAATCTCCGCGCCATCAAGTTTTGCGTAAGGTGAGTTTTGAACTCAAGCAGGGGCAGACCATTGGCGTCATTGGTGAGTCAGGTTCCGGTAAGACCACTCTAGGCATGGCAGTCTTAGGTTTATTAGGCGACTCTGCCGCAGAAATTACGGGCGATGTAGATGTGCTTGGTCATGAGTGGCAAAAGTTAAAGCCAGTAGAACGCCGAGCCATGAGATCTAGTTTGCAGGTAATTTTTCAAGATCCATTCGGTTCGCTCTCTCCGCGCATGAATGTGATGCAAATTGTTTCAGAGGGATTGGATGTGCATTTCCCCAATTTATCTGCAGCGGAGCGTGAGTCCCGCGTCTTGGATATTTTGAGAGAGGTCGGCATTGATCGCTCCGCTCTGACTCGTTACCCCCATGAGTTTTCTGGTGGGCAGCGGCAGCGTATCGCGATTGCGCGTGCTTTGATTCTGAAGCCGCAGATATTGGTGCTAGATGAGCCAACTTCAGCCTTGGATGTCTCAATCCAAAAACAAGTGCTTGCCTTGCTGACTGAGCTACAGAAAAAATACAACTTAGCCTACTTGATGATTAGCCATGATTTGGCTGTCATTCGGGCGATGTCTCATGAGGTTATGGTGCTTAAAGCGGGCAGAGTGGTGGAATTTGGCGATACCGAGACTCTCATTAAACATCCACGTCAGATCTATACAAAAGAGCTTTTTGCGGCTGCAGAGCTGACTTAA
- the nusA gene encoding transcription termination factor NusA, translating into MSREVLMLADALAREKNVDQAIVFEALEMALASATKKRYPTEDVDIRVSIDRESGEYETFRRWLVVPDEAGLQEPDKEILHFEALEQFPDMEVGEYIEEQIESLAFGRIGAQAAKQVILQRIRDAEREQILNDYLERGEKVMTGTVKRADKNGLIIESGRVEALLRRDQMIPKENLRSGDRVRAYILKVDREARGPQIELSRTCPDFLIKLFENEVPEMEQGLLEIKGAARDPGIRAKIAVITYDKRIDPIGTCVGVRGTRVTAVRNEVAGEAVDIVLWSEDPAQFVIGALAPAQVSSIVVDEERHAMDVVVDEENLAIAIGRSGQNVRLASELTGWQINIMTPEESAEKTEKEAASVRQLFMDKLDVDQEVADILIEEGFNTLEEVAYVPLSEMLEIDSFDEDTVNELRTRARDSLLTMELAKEERVGEVSQDLRSLEGMTTELIAKLADNQVHTRDDLAELAVDELVEATQIDEETAKTLIMKAREHWFTS; encoded by the coding sequence ATGAGCCGAGAAGTTCTCATGTTGGCAGACGCCTTAGCGCGTGAAAAGAACGTAGATCAAGCGATTGTGTTTGAGGCGCTAGAAATGGCGTTGGCATCAGCCACTAAGAAACGTTATCCAACGGAAGATGTGGATATTCGTGTATCGATTGATCGCGAGTCTGGTGAATACGAAACCTTCCGTCGCTGGTTGGTTGTTCCTGATGAAGCAGGTCTCCAAGAGCCGGATAAAGAAATCCTCCATTTTGAAGCGCTCGAGCAATTTCCCGATATGGAAGTTGGTGAATACATCGAAGAGCAAATCGAATCTTTAGCCTTTGGCCGTATCGGTGCACAAGCCGCTAAGCAAGTGATCTTGCAGCGTATTCGTGATGCTGAGCGTGAGCAGATTTTGAACGACTACCTTGAGCGTGGCGAAAAAGTCATGACCGGTACCGTGAAGCGTGCTGACAAAAATGGTTTGATTATTGAATCTGGCCGTGTAGAGGCATTGTTGCGTCGCGATCAAATGATTCCAAAAGAGAACCTCCGTTCTGGTGACCGTGTTCGCGCCTACATTCTGAAAGTAGATCGTGAAGCCCGTGGCCCGCAGATCGAACTCTCACGTACTTGCCCTGATTTCTTGATCAAATTGTTCGAGAACGAAGTTCCAGAGATGGAGCAAGGTTTATTAGAGATTAAGGGTGCAGCTCGTGACCCGGGTATCCGCGCAAAAATTGCCGTGATTACTTATGACAAGCGTATCGACCCAATCGGCACTTGCGTTGGCGTTCGTGGCACACGCGTTACTGCAGTGCGTAACGAAGTGGCTGGCGAAGCAGTGGACATTGTGTTGTGGTCTGAAGATCCAGCGCAGTTTGTGATCGGTGCTTTGGCTCCAGCTCAAGTGTCCTCTATCGTGGTTGACGAAGAGCGTCATGCTATGGATGTCGTAGTTGATGAAGAAAATTTGGCAATCGCGATTGGCCGTAGCGGACAAAACGTTCGTTTGGCTAGTGAATTGACTGGTTGGCAGATCAACATCATGACTCCAGAAGAGTCTGCTGAGAAAACTGAAAAAGAAGCTGCTTCTGTACGTCAATTGTTTATGGACAAATTGGACGTTGACCAAGAAGTTGCTGACATTTTGATTGAAGAAGGTTTCAATACATTGGAAGAGGTTGCTTATGTACCTCTTTCTGAAATGTTAGAAATCGATTCTTTCGACGAAGACACGGTAAATGAATTGCGTACTCGTGCACGTGACTCCCTCTTGACTATGGAATTAGCTAAAGAAGAGCGCGTTGGCGAAGTCTCACAAGATTTACGTTCCCTTGAGGGAATGACGACTGAGTTGATTGCCAAGCTTGCTGACAATCAAGTTCATACACGTGACGACTTAGCTGAACTGGCTGTTGATGAGCTAGTTGAGGCGACACAAATTGACGAAGAAACCGCGAAAACGCTCATCATGAAAGCGCGCGAACATTGGTTTACTTCATGA
- a CDS encoding ABC transporter permease, whose amino-acid sequence MSRWHRFKNSRMGYASLWIFMILFGLSMCAELIANDKPLVVRYEGKFYFPIVKSQPERVFGGDFATPTDFLDPDIRHNITSNGNWAIYPLIPYSYETLNYFSKVPNPAPPSFDNWLGTDDRGRDVLSRLIYGFRLSILFGLALTIVGVSVGIITGSLMGFFGGKFDLVSQRLIEIWSAMPELYLLIIFASIFNPSIWLLIFLLAAFGWMGLSDYVRAEFFRNRALEYVRAARALGLTNLQIMRRHILPNSLTPVITFLPFRMSAAILSLTSLDFLGLGVPPGTPSLGELLSQGKSNLDAWWISLSTFVVLVATLLLLTFMGEALRDAFDSRKSGAMSGGRS is encoded by the coding sequence ATGAGTCGCTGGCATCGCTTTAAAAATAGTCGGATGGGTTATGCCAGCCTCTGGATCTTCATGATCTTGTTTGGTCTATCGATGTGCGCTGAACTGATCGCTAATGACAAGCCATTGGTAGTGCGCTACGAAGGTAAATTCTATTTCCCGATTGTGAAATCCCAACCTGAGCGCGTGTTCGGAGGTGACTTTGCGACGCCAACTGATTTTTTAGATCCTGATATTCGCCACAATATTACGAGTAATGGCAATTGGGCCATTTATCCGCTGATTCCCTATAGCTATGAAACACTGAACTACTTTTCAAAAGTTCCCAATCCTGCGCCACCATCTTTTGATAACTGGCTGGGAACTGATGATCGTGGGCGCGATGTCTTATCGCGTTTGATTTATGGATTCCGACTGTCGATTTTGTTTGGCTTGGCACTCACCATTGTTGGTGTGAGCGTAGGGATTATTACTGGCTCTTTAATGGGTTTCTTTGGCGGTAAGTTTGATTTGGTATCTCAGCGTTTAATTGAGATTTGGTCAGCAATGCCAGAGTTATATCTACTCATCATCTTTGCCTCCATCTTTAACCCGAGCATTTGGCTGCTGATTTTTTTGTTGGCTGCGTTTGGTTGGATGGGTTTATCTGACTATGTGCGCGCCGAGTTTTTTCGCAACCGTGCCTTAGAGTATGTGCGTGCTGCCAGGGCATTGGGCTTAACGAATTTGCAAATCATGCGCCGTCATATTTTGCCGAATAGCTTGACGCCAGTGATTACCTTTCTCCCCTTCAGAATGAGTGCAGCGATTTTGTCGCTCACGAGTTTGGATTTCTTGGGCTTGGGTGTTCCTCCGGGAACGCCAAGTCTGGGTGAGTTGCTCTCCCAAGGTAAAAGTAATTTAGATGCGTGGTGGATCTCGCTATCGACCTTTGTGGTTTTAGTGGCCACTTTGCTCTTGCTCACCTTTATGGGTGAGGCCTTGCGTGATGCATTTGACTCTCGTAAGTCAGGCGCCATGAGTGGAGGTCGCTCATGA
- the scpB gene encoding SMC-Scp complex subunit ScpB, with product MDDHNKRVIETALLCAQEPLTVADLTRLFAEDIAPGEIDDALLELQKAWEDKGMELVHIATGWRFQSRLAMREYLDRLTPEKPPKYSRAVMETLAIIAYRQPVTRGEIEEIRGVAVSSNVMKQLEDRGWVEVIGHKETVGRPGLYATTKQFLDDLSLTNLQSLPMLEDAAPMAAAEHLGQAVMEFDPSATVETVIELDENGQPIIQSTVEELASEELISEETSAVEEEITPESEDKSDEQK from the coding sequence ATGGATGATCACAATAAACGCGTAATTGAAACAGCCCTCTTGTGCGCGCAAGAACCACTCACCGTTGCTGATCTGACGCGCTTATTTGCTGAAGACATTGCTCCTGGCGAAATAGATGATGCTCTTTTAGAACTTCAAAAAGCCTGGGAAGATAAAGGTATGGAGTTGGTCCACATTGCAACTGGCTGGCGTTTCCAAAGCCGCTTAGCAATGCGTGAATACCTCGACCGCTTGACTCCAGAAAAACCACCGAAATATTCTCGTGCCGTAATGGAGACCTTGGCGATTATTGCTTACCGCCAACCAGTGACCCGCGGAGAGATCGAGGAGATTCGTGGTGTAGCGGTCAGTAGCAATGTGATGAAGCAGTTAGAGGATCGCGGTTGGGTTGAGGTCATTGGCCACAAAGAGACTGTTGGTCGCCCTGGTTTATATGCCACTACCAAACAATTCTTGGATGATTTAAGCCTTACCAATTTACAAAGCTTGCCAATGTTAGAAGATGCTGCGCCCATGGCTGCAGCAGAACACTTAGGTCAGGCAGTTATGGAGTTTGATCCTAGTGCGACTGTAGAAACCGTAATCGAATTAGATGAAAATGGTCAGCCCATTATTCAATCAACAGTTGAAGAATTGGCTAGCGAAGAACTCATCAGCGAAGAGACAAGTGCAGTAGAAGAAGAAATTACTCCAGAGTCTGAAGACAAATCAGACGAACAAAAATAA
- a CDS encoding C40 family peptidase, which produces MSLQKDLTSKFANPMAIALLIACALAMHPVLAADTATDAAKESASEVAKETPKETPKETMFQAGKSYFARVSDRLADSVTGKSDELINRAMEVIGVRYRWDAELPQSGLDGSSFVGYVFKDKLGFLLPRKSTQMSRVGKPITREELQPGDLVFFNTMRLTFSHVGIYVGDNKFIHSPSKGTSVRVDDLGSLYWDKRFDGARRLDGSDNLGDAERQELLNEVNKLKRKSRSL; this is translated from the coding sequence ATGTCACTTCAAAAAGACCTCACGTCAAAGTTTGCCAATCCAATGGCAATCGCTTTGTTGATTGCATGCGCACTTGCGATGCATCCAGTATTGGCGGCGGATACGGCGACTGATGCCGCAAAAGAATCCGCAAGTGAAGTGGCTAAAGAGACTCCGAAAGAGACTCCTAAAGAAACCATGTTTCAGGCAGGTAAGTCTTACTTTGCTCGCGTTTCTGATCGCTTGGCAGATTCCGTCACTGGTAAGTCTGATGAATTAATTAACCGCGCCATGGAAGTGATTGGTGTGCGTTATCGCTGGGATGCTGAGTTGCCGCAATCCGGTTTAGATGGCAGTAGTTTTGTTGGCTACGTTTTTAAAGATAAATTAGGTTTTTTATTGCCACGTAAATCTACTCAAATGAGTCGTGTTGGCAAGCCGATTACGCGCGAAGAATTGCAACCGGGTGATTTAGTGTTCTTCAACACCATGCGTTTAACTTTCTCTCATGTCGGCATTTATGTAGGCGACAATAAATTTATTCATTCCCCATCTAAGGGAACCAGTGTGCGTGTAGATGATCTTGGTAGTCTCTACTGGGATAAACGTTTTGATGGCGCTCGCCGTCTAGATGGCAGTGACAACCTGGGTGATGCTGAGCGTCAAGAATTGCTAAACGAAGTAAACAAACTTAAACGCAAATCTCGTAGCCTCTAA